One Sediminicola sp. YIK13 DNA segment encodes these proteins:
- a CDS encoding phosphatidate cytidylyltransferase, which translates to MREILRRLITGVVYVFLLLSAIFLSSDAFDFLFMAFGLACLHEYKRIVKLKGYHIYLAYLILWWAFIYIIQDQIAINILMLLTITINLALLVFLFNKKEIHLNTLQKFLFGLFYIGGGCIFLTMIPYKDDEFAQFLIMGIFILIWVNDSFAYLVGRSIGRTKLYPAVSPKKTIEGTFGGLVFALVAAYIMSSYETNLSLREWLILAVVIVVTGSLGDLIESKFKRSAGVKDSGAILPGHGGMLDRLDSLVFAAPFAYLTLNIFSYVS; encoded by the coding sequence ATGAGAGAAATTCTAAGACGCCTAATAACTGGTGTCGTCTATGTCTTTTTATTACTATCTGCTATTTTTCTTAGCTCCGATGCCTTTGACTTTCTGTTTATGGCCTTCGGGTTGGCATGTTTACATGAATACAAGCGTATTGTAAAACTTAAAGGGTACCACATCTACTTGGCCTATTTGATTCTCTGGTGGGCATTTATCTATATCATACAGGACCAGATAGCCATTAATATTTTAATGTTACTGACAATTACCATTAATTTAGCACTGCTAGTTTTCCTGTTCAATAAAAAAGAAATTCATCTCAACACTTTGCAGAAATTTCTATTTGGTTTATTTTATATCGGAGGAGGCTGTATTTTTCTGACCATGATACCTTATAAAGATGATGAATTTGCCCAGTTTTTGATCATGGGTATTTTTATCCTCATTTGGGTAAATGATTCTTTCGCATACCTGGTAGGAAGAAGCATAGGAAGAACAAAACTCTATCCCGCTGTTTCTCCCAAAAAAACAATTGAAGGAACTTTTGGAGGACTTGTTTTCGCCCTGGTTGCGGCATATATCATGTCCTCCTATGAAACCAACCTCTCCCTACGGGAATGGTTGATTTTAGCTGTAGTGATTGTTGTTACAGGTAGTTTGGGCGACTTAATAGAATCTAAATTTAAAAGAAGCGCAGGGGTCAAGGATAGCGGCGCCATATTGCCCGGTCATGGAGGCATGTTGGATAGGTTGGACAGTTTGGTCTTTGCCGCCCCATTTGCTTATTTAACGTTAAATATCTTTTCATATGTTTCATAA
- a CDS encoding LUD domain-containing protein has protein sequence MGLFDKLFGGGKKKVSRETAETRGLHMPDLNIPVDEKFTIHFKKNGGKFLYCDSFSEIAETLDNIIVENQWQDHAFFSIDERLEEKFSKQGLLFTNSPIKSKVFFTTCEQLIAQNGSILVCSNQLKEYKLHDLPENLIVFATTSQLVESIGEGLKNIKKKYKNSIPANITTIKHFQSSMEDKDDFLSYGSSSKNLYLLLLEDL, from the coding sequence ATGGGTCTATTTGATAAACTATTTGGGGGTGGTAAGAAGAAGGTTTCAAGGGAAACTGCTGAAACCAGAGGGCTACACATGCCTGACCTCAATATACCCGTAGACGAAAAATTTACGATTCACTTTAAAAAGAATGGTGGTAAATTTTTATACTGCGATTCCTTTTCAGAAATTGCCGAGACTCTGGACAATATTATTGTTGAAAATCAATGGCAAGACCATGCTTTCTTTTCAATAGATGAGAGATTGGAAGAAAAGTTTTCCAAACAAGGGCTATTATTTACAAACAGCCCAATCAAGAGTAAGGTATTTTTCACTACGTGCGAGCAACTCATAGCCCAAAACGGGTCCATTTTAGTATGCTCTAACCAATTAAAAGAATATAAACTACACGATTTACCAGAAAATCTTATTGTTTTTGCCACGACCAGTCAACTGGTAGAATCTATTGGAGAAGGTTTAAAAAACATTAAGAAGAAATATAAAAACAGCATTCCGGCCAATATTACAACCATAAAACATTTTCAGTCTAGTATGGAGGACAAAGATGATTTTCTCTCTTACGGAAGTAGTTCAAAAAATTTATATCTTTTACTTCTGGAAGACCTTTAA